CGGACAGGAGTGTAATCTCTCCTTTGTCATAATAAGACAAATGGTTGCGCAGCCCGCTTACATCCCCGCGTCCATCAGCCCAGAAGGGCAGTTCGTCAAAAATGCGGTAAGCCTCTTTTGCTTTTCGCTGCTTCTTCAATGCTTCCTGATGGTCTCCGTTACTTTCTTTCAACAGAAATTCAAAATGACGGTCGTATGAAGAAGTATAAAAAAACCGGTCGTCATCTATCCATTTAACCTGCCCTACCCTAAAAGGTAAACGTAACCATTCCTCCGCTTCCTGATAACCTTTGCTCAGTTTCTGAAAGACGGTCAATGGTTCGCCGTTTCTTATCTTTTCCCGGTCTTTATCTTCACGCACATCGCGAAAGATAATTCCGTCGTCATAGAAAAAATAATCGGATACATTTCTGGCGAGTCTGACAGGTTTACCCTCTATCAACTGATAGAGATCGCTTACGCTGTTACGGTTGTTCTCCTTATCCGGCTGACTGACAATAAAGAATATCTCCCCGTTTTTTTCTTTAAGATTTGAAATACTCTTGACTTTTGTAAAAAAATCAATGTCTACGGCTTTTTTCTCACCGGATTTATCATTGCCTGCATATACGGCAAACAATGATAACGTCAAAGCCAGCGATAAACTTTTAATATATCTTTTCAGCATAATGTATGAACAGGTTATTGCGCTTAAATAGTTTCTCCCGCATATTGAGGCTCATGGGCCGCATAAGGATTTATCCCCGTTTTACTCTCATCATAGCCATCGTAGCCCCAATTCTGCCATAACCCGTCGGGATTGATATCACGTTGTGTTTTGGGAATGGGAAAACGGTAATGTTTCAACTTGACGTTTTGCTTGCCGTATCCGGGATCAACATAACCGTTACTTACGGCATCACGCAGGGTTTTTAGGTATATACGCCAGCGGATAAGGTCTGTCTTCCGGTTCTGTTCGTAGGTAAGTTCAAGAACGCGTTCCTGCTGTATTTTTGTTTTGAAACCCTCATAATCCAATCCGGCGGGCAGGTCGTCGGCGGAAGGAACTGTCAAGGGATGCCTGAACGCCCGGCGCCTGACCTGATTAATAGCTTCGTAAGCCTCTGCATTGGGAGCTCCGTTCAATTCGTTAATAGCTTCGGCTTTCAGCAGCAATACCTCCGCGTAACGAATAATCGTACGGTTGATATCGCGCGTATTAGCCGATGAGACCACATCCGTAGTGTCTATATATTTACGGTAACGGATACGCTCGAACACAAAAACACTGTCACCTGTGGGATCGTATAGTTCTTTTGCGTAGGTTCCTTTTTTACGCTGGTCGCGGTCATCGAAATCATCATACCATCTGTTTGTCGACGGAAACACGTGCGGTAAACTCGTGTTCGAAAACCCATTGGCAAACGAGCAATGTACAAGGTGATTGCCGCCGTCGCTGGCGCTTGCCTGCCCTTTTATATGTTGCGTGGCGAAAATACTTTCCTTGCCATTGGGTATCGTCCAATTGTCGAGGAAATCTTCCTGAAGCTCGTAATCCGTTACCAGATCGGCATATTTTACCGACTCGCTGAAATAGTTTCTTTGAGTTGCGGCATCTGCCGTAGGAGAAGTTTGCCCCCAAACCAGGTATACTTTTGACAAATAAGCGTATGCGGCGCCTTTGGTGGCGCGTCCCTTGTCGGCTGCAGCATATTCATTGACACGTGGCAGCGATTCGGCTGCGTCTTCAAGATCCCGGACAATCTGCGCATATACATCATCAACTGCAGCACGGGTAGTATTCGACCCGTCAATATTATGCAATACCAAAGGCACGTCACCCCAGAGTTGAACGAGATAGAAATAATAGTAGGCGCGAAGGAATTTCGCTTCCCCCACAATACGTTTTTTCAGATCGGAAGATACGTTTGGGGATGGTTCCACCTTGTCAACGACATCATTGGCACGGGTTATGCCATTGTATAAAGCATTCCATACACTGTTCACATAGCTGTTGGTGGGATCTATCGATAAAATTCCCAAATAATAACCTCCACTGTTAACGTTCTCTGCGTTAACTTCTTCCTCCGAAGTTAAGTCGATCAGGTATCCCAATCCTGTACTTATTCCCACATTGGGCTGATAGGCAGCATTCACCAATGTAAGCGCGTCGCCGTCGCTTGCAGGAAAATTACCATCTGCAAGTTGTCCCACAGGCGCTAAATCCAAATCGCTGCACGATATAAAAGCAACGGATAATATGATTGATAATAGGATGATTTTTCTCATTTTGTTTTTATTTTTGAATGAAACATACATTACCTGATTGATTCAATAAGATAAGTTGATACCGAGCGAAACTGTCCGTGAAAGCGGATAAGCAATCCGTGTAGCAATCGGATTAAGCGCCGTGACTGCTCCTCCGTCGGTTTCAGGGTCGTAACCCTTGAATTTTGTCAAAGTAAGCAAATTCTGTCCCGATGCAAATACCCTGAATTGGGCTGATGGAACTGCCTGAATAACTACCGGAAGCGTATAACTCAAAGTAATATTTTTCAAACGAAGAAAAGAACCGTCTTCTAAATAGCGGCTGGTACGATACGTTGTTGAATATGAACGTATTTTCGGGATTGTTGTGGAAGGATTCGATTCGGTCCATCTGTCTTTAAGTGCAGCCGACACGTTGTAAGCGGTGTTAGGCTCTTCAAGAGATTGACGCAGTGAATTATATATCTTATTCCCCGCTACTCCCTGGAAGGAGGCAAACAGACTGAACGATTTATAAGAAAGTGTTGTAGAAAACCCGTAAGTAATGTCAGGGTTGCTTGTACCTAAGATCACACGGTCGCTTGTTTCATTAACAACATTATCATCGTTCTGGTTGACGAATTTTTCATCTCCATACTCTACGACAGGCTTCCATGAAGGTCCGACTATCTTTGTTAAATCTTCTCCCTTCTGAATAATTCCGGCATATTCAATCAGATAATGTACTCCCAAAGGTTGTCCCACGAAAATGGTATTGCCAATATTGTCAATTCCCGGTCCGAGGTCCTCGACCCTGTTGATGTTTTTGGCGATATTCGCGGAGAGTGTCCAGTTTAAATCTCTCGTATTGACAATTAAACCACGTGCTTCCAATTCAACGCCTTTATTACTGACGCTTCCCACATTACGCAGCACCGAACCAAAACCGGTTGATATTTCTACCGGTGTATCTAATAACAAGTCGGTTGTCAGTTTATAATAGGCATCCGCTGCCAGGTTCAATCTGTTATTGAACAGACCTATATCGGCTCCGATATTATAAGAGATGGTTTTTTCCCATTTTAAATTGGGATTTTCAGGATTTGTGCGGATATACCCCACCACCAACTGTTCCCCGAATGAATAATTGCTCGTTGTGCCGTAAAGCGCTGCATACCGGTAATCACCGATTTCCTGATTTCCCACAGTACCTATGCTGGCGCGAAGTTTGAGGTCGTTAATGCTTTTGTTGTCTTTCAGGAAAGACTCCTCGCTCACATTCCACGACACGCCAAGAGACGGGAAATATCCCCATTTGTTGTTGGCGGCAAACCTCGACGACCCGTCGGCACGTAAAGTGGCCGTGAGATTATAACGGCCTTTTAAGGAGTAGTTTATCCTTCCGATAACAGAATTGAGTATTGCTTCCGAACCTCCCGAAGTCGGTGCCTGTCGTGCAGCACCGCTTTGCAGGCTATGCCACAAAAGTTGTTCATTGGCAAAATCGGTTGCGGAAGCAGTAGTATATTCCGCAAGCGTCGTTTGCGTGGTGTAACCTGCCAGAACGTCGATATAATGGTCTTTATTCAATTGCTTTGTATAATTAAGCGTATATTCATACTGCCATATATCTGTGCGGCGGTTGCCTACGCTGGCATATCCGTTGGCCTGAAAACCACCGGCGGTATAGGAAGGCGCATAGTAATTCTGTGTGGCATTAATAATATTTGTACCGGCATCTACCTTGAACACCAATTCGGGTATAATGGCATACCGCAAAGAGAAATTACCCAGTAAAGTGTTGCTGATATTTTGAGCGGTTGTATTGAGCAGATCGGATAGCGCGTTTGTCGTAACATCACCTTTGATAAGATCGCCCAGTTCATAGCGGTTTCTGTAGTTGAAGCTGCCGTCGTCATTATAGATCGGATTTGCCGGTGAAGTCCGTATAATCGATTCGAAAGGATTCGACAATCCATTGGCATAGGTCGGATAATTGTTCAGTCCGTTCTGCTCCAACTTGCTTGCATTCAAAGTTAAACCGATTGAAAGATTACTTAATATGTCCCGGTCGAAATTCAACCTGCCCGTGTAACGTTTGAAATCTGTATTCTGCAAAATACCCTCCTGATTGGTATAATTCGCCGAAATGAAATAACGGGTTTTCTCATCGCCGCCGTTAAACGAAATGTTATGATTATGGTTAACGCCCGTGCGCAAAGCGGCGTTTTGCCAATCGTAACCTTTGCCAAGCGCGGCGATCTGGGCATCAGTATAGTCCTTGAAATGCCCGTTCGGATTTATTTCCTTATTGAGCGCCGCCCATTCGCCCGCGGTCAGTAAATCCAGTTTTTGAGTAGCTTCCTGCCAGCCAACAGTATATTGATACTGAATATTATCACTGCCTCTTCTTCCGCTTTTAGTCGTAATGATAATAACCCCATTCGATCCGCGTGAGCCGTAAATGGCGGTGGCAGATACGTCTTTCAAAACTTCAATGGATTCAATATCACTGGGATTGATGGCTGATAAGGGGTCCAGGTTTGCAGTAACCTGACTCAAGCCTGCCCCTGTGGCACCACTACCGTAGAGGATCACACCGTCGACCACAAACAAAGGTTCATTCCCGGCGTTTATAGAATTGCCACCACGGATGCGGGTAGAGAAGGTTGAACCGGGTTGTCCCCCCTGCGTGATGTTCAACCCCGCTACGGCGCCTCCCAAAAGATTATCGAACGAGGTGACCGGCACAGACAGCGTTGCTTTGGAAACCGTTGAAATAGCCCCGGTAAGTTCTTTCCGTTTCTGCGTGCCATAACCGACCACAACCACTTCGTCGAGATAATTAATGTCTTCCGACAATGTGATTCTTATGGTCTCATTTACCTCATACACATCAATTTCCTGTGTTTTATACCCCAGGAAACTAACCGTCAATGCAAGCGGAAGCGATTCTTCCGTAATAAAATTAAATTCTCCGTTTATATCCGTTACTGTCCCCGTAGTTGTTGATTTTATAAACACGGAGACTCCGGGGATAGGTTGATTCGTTTTATCAACCACTGTCCCCCGTATAGTTTTTTGCCCGTAAGCGCTGAAGGAACACAAAAGAAGGATTAAAAAAATGTAAATACATTTTTTTAATGTAAGATAGCATAGTTTGTTCCTGAAAGAAAGTGATATATTTGTCATATTCTAATTTTTTTAGAAAAAAGCGCTCCCGCGTCCGACTCCAATTGGCTTATGGGAGCGCTTATCTTTTTTAACGAATTAATTTCTCTTAAGTACAAGATTGAAATTAGTTTATATTATCCTCCCCTACTTATAGTCATTGATATTCTAACTATAAATAATCAGATAATTAAAACGATTTTAGGCTTCTGTACTTAAGTCAATACTGTTGTTATTTCAGTATTAAAAATTTCCGGAATTATTAAATAAATACACTGTTACTATTGTCTCATCATAGGCGCATAATTTTATTATTATTTATTACGGATTTATTTACAAGAAACAAAAAGAAAACCAGCAGCACTATCTTCCGGAAATATTATTCCCGAATAGAACCGCATTCACAAAAGTACGGCCCGTAGCATCCCATATTCCGCGGAACAACGGATCTTCGGCAAAGAGGATCACACTCCCCCTGCCGGAATTATTCGCCAGGATAGAGGCGGAACCTTTCAGCCTCTCCAGATGTTCGGAAGAGATATAACCATTGAGCAAGGGATCGTCGGTATATACGGATACCGCATTGGATGAAGGAGCAAGAAACAAGGCGCTTTCCCGTACTACCGGCAGTTTTTCGCTTGTCAGCCCGAAAGCCAGGGGATGTTCCAGGTCTATCTTTGTCTGGAATACAGATGTCGGGAATCTTCCGAACGAACGGGACGAAACACCTGTGCCTTGCCTTTGCCCGGTAGTATCAGGTCTTTCTACTAATTTTGCCGAAGTAACTTTGTTGCTTATCGCCCATCGGGAAGCTCCGTTAAGGGTAATAAGCGTACCTCCGTTCCTAACCCAGTTTTTTAAGTTTTCGATCTCCGATTCATTCAAAAACGAATAATTTCCACTTACAAAAACGATCCGGTTGAATTCATTCAGAGGAACCCGTCCGAAAATGTTGAAATCGACGCGTACCAACGGATATTTTAATTGCTGGTCGAACAGATGCCACACTTCGCCGGCTTCAAGCGATGAGACATCACCTCCTGTCACGACCAGTACTTTCGGTTTCTCTATCCGCTTAAAGGTGCTGCTGCCCAGGTCGACTCCCTTCACATTAAGGCCTGTAGAGACAGGAATAATATCAATTTTTTCCTGTTCCGCCAGTTCTTTCAATATCGCATATAATTCGGAGGAAGAGATAGTCTGATTTTTTACGGGAATAAGCAGGCTACCATAAGAAAAATCCCTCACACCTTTATCCGTACTTATGGAGAACGGTTTAAAGGCCGATTTAACCAGAATATCTCTCTCCAAAAGCCTGAAAAGCAATTGTTGGCTTTTCGAGTCACGATAATCCACCAGGTAGGCATACTCCGACGGTTGCAAACTGCCGGTATATACTTGCGGTAATGTCTGTACCCTTGCTCCCCTCGACGAAGAGGCTGTTACATTATAAGAAAGCCCGGTGGAATAAGCGACAGAAAAACCGGCTCCGTAACCCAATTTTGAAGCATCGTCATACTCTTTTATATCGTCGAAAATAATTCCCACCAACGCGCTGTTAGGTTGTCCTGCCGGAATGATGTAGGATTTTCCCTTTTCATATTGTACACTGTCTATTGTGACGTCGTTTGCATTTTCATATACTTCCAGGCGGTGGTCGAGTAACAGCTGGACGAACTTGTGCAATCGGGACAGGTCATAGCTATCGCCGATAATATATGATTTCGAAGCCTCCCTTCCCCGAAGCGGGGTAAAAAATTCCTTCTGAAGATCGAATAAAGCATCTCTATGCGCTATGGCTGCATCAACCGTCGCAATGCTTGTTACCAACTGGTTCCTTACGGTAAAGGGAAGCGTCACGATCCCGTTATCCGATTCCTGTTTCAGACCTCTCGACGATCCCTGCTCAAAAAGGATTCCCACGCCTCCGTTATAATCGGGATAAGTAGAACCAAAATTCGGGTTTTTATTGTCGTAAGATTCTTTTGTATAATAAAAGGAGCCGATTTTATCCAGTGCTTTGGCGTAATGATCTGCAAAAAGCCGGTTAAGCTGATAGGTCGATTGCGGAACAAAGCGGCTCTCATTCCCATCGGGGTCAGTCGGTTCGAAAAAGAAGGTACTATTTGTCCCCATTTCATGATGGTCAGCCTGCACATGAGGCAGCCAATCCTGATAAAACGCTACACGCGCCTTACTTTCAGGATGCACGATATTCACCCAATCGCGGTTGAGGTCAAACCAATAGTGGTTGCCGCGGCCTCTGGGCCAACCCTCTGTATGCTCACGGTCGAACTGGGAAATATTGTAGCTATTTACACTTGTATTCGAGTTCACCCATGAGGCGAAGCGCTCCTGTCCGTCGGGATTGCGTACGGGATCAATAAAATAGATCCCCTCTTCCAGCTGTTTCAATAAAAAATCATTTTGCGCGGCTACGTAATAATAAGCCGACAATAATGCCGCTTCCGAGGAAGAGATTTCGTTCCCATGCACCGTATTTCCCAGGAAGACGATCAGCGGGCTGTCCGGCTTTTCTCCCTGGCGAACGTTCTTTCGGGCTTCTTTATACCTATCTAGATTTCTTATATTTTCGGGTGATGAAACGATCAGTACATACAGCTTACGCTTTTCATGCGTTTGCCCGATCTCTATCAGGGAAGTCCTGTCGGATAGTTCGGCGAGCTTCTCGTAATATGCATTTATTCTACTGTGTTCGGTAATCCTGCTACCGATCTCATAACCTAAAAACTCTTCCGGAGTCGGGATGGTTGAATCGAATATTACTTCCGGAGCAAAGAAATAATCTGTTTTCTCCGCTTTCACATGAGCAGACAACAGTACTGCAAGTGATATAATAATTGTCGTTATAACTTTTTTCATACAACTTATTGATGTAATGATGTGATGATTTGTTGATCTCCTTACTTGTCAATCCGCTGATTGTCAAACAACAACCATCACCCTCTAATTTTCAACTTTCAATTTTCAATTTTTGACAACAAATCACCCAAAGTCTTATCTAACTCTTCCCCTTTGAGATTCCGGGCAACGATAGTACCGTTTTTATCTATCAGGAAATTAGCAGGAATGGCTCTCACGCCGTATAATTTTGCCGGTTCGCTATCCCAATGTAACAAGTCGGAAGTATGCGTCCATGTAAGGTTATCTTTTTCAATGGCTTCCAACCATCTCTCCCTGCTTTTGTCAAGTGATACGGAAAAAACGCCAAAACCTTTGTCCTTGTATTTACCATACGCGGCTACCTTACCCGGGTTTGCCCTTCGGCAAGGTCCGCACCACGATGCCCAGAAGTCAAGCAGCACATATTCTCCTCCCAAATAATCCGAAAATCTTACCGTATTCCCTTCCGTATTACTCACTATAAAGTCGGGTGCTTGCTTACCGATCGCTACCACTTCGAGAGTACTTATCAATTCTTCCAACGTTTGTACGTATGGCGTTTTCCATAAAGAAGGATCAAGCAATTCAATATTTGACCTGATCTCTTCGGGTGACAACCGGTAGGAAAAATCGCGATAAAGGGCATAAGCCGATACCAGCGAAGCAGGATGTTGACGGATGAACGAGTCGATCTTCACATGGCGTTGCGCTTTGTATTCCACAAACAAATCGTGCAACTTCGAACCTTCTACTTTCGTGTTGCGATAATAACGTGAAGAATCAAGATGTATCGTTACCGGACTTTCATCGAAAAAGACGAGGAAGGAATTTTTCAATGTATCCAATGTTAACCCGTAAATTTCCGGAAGTTCTATATCCTTTGAAAAGCGGAATTTTCCGTCTGTTATTGCTGCTGAGTCTATTACAAAAAATGTTTTGTTACTGAATTTCTGCAAATAGACCGTACCGGATTGCACACCCTCAACTGTACCGTTGAGCGTAAAACTGTTTTTGTCTTTGCATGAGAATGCCACAAAAATGATTGCGATTAATAATAAGTTCTTCTTCATCATTTATCTAAATTAGGATTGTTATTGATCTCGTTTAATGGAATAGGGAAAAGATAATACTTACTGTTAGGCACTAAATCGGTGCCATCGGGGAATTTGGTGATCCAATGTCCTCTTACAGACACCGTTCTACCCTCATCATCTACAAAAGTCTCCGTTGTTTCCCGACGGACAGGTGCTGTTTGTAAGCGCAGAATATCATACAGGCGGAAACCTTCGCCCCAGAGTTCACGCCGACGTTCAAGCAGGATTTCATCGATGATACCCTCCTTGTCAAAATCGGTTGCCGACAGATCAGAAAGATTTCTGTTGCGGCGCAATTCATTCAGCGTTCCAACGGCGCCATTCACATCATTCAACCGGGCTTTGCTTTCAGCCTCAATAAGTAATACTTCCGAAGAACGCATCAGAACAATATGCCCGTCGTGATTAGGATATTTATTCCTGAATTTCTTATACCTGTAATGCCTATACAGTGCCTCTGCCGGTTGCGTGGCTATCTCGAAAAGCGATTTACGTATATCCCCATCGTCAAACAGAGCTATAAAATGGGGATCAGGCATGATGCTGTTGTAACCGTAATAAAGATTCGTTCCGTTTGCATCTGTGGTGTAAGGCGTTGTTTCTATATATGCCAGATATGACGCGCCTCCCTTGTTCTGAGTCTGGGTTTGCGGATGCCCCCAGATCCATTCCGGATTACTGACATCATTAAATCCTCCGGTATATTGTTCAGGCGTCATAACAGGATAGCCTGCACGGGCCCTGGCTGCGTACTCGGCTGCAAGTTCCCAATTTTCAAGCGTAAGATAGGTACGGGCAAATAATCCGTACACCACGTTAATATCGGGACGGTTCTTCACTGTACGTTCAAATCCTGGAAGCAGTTTCTCCGCCTCCGTCAGATCTTTAATAATCAAATCATATACCTCACTGACTGTCGACAGGGGATTGGGATTGGTACTGGGAGTCGTAGGCTCGGTATAGACAGGAATAGCTTTCGTATTCGCATCTTTTACGTATGTGAACTGGTACTGACGTACCAGGTTTAAATAATTGTATGCGCGTAAAGCATAAGCCTGCCCTTTGAGATGTTTTATGCTCTGTTTTGTACTCTCATCGATATCAATATTGGCAATTATATTGTTCGCATGATCAATCGATGTGTATTGCAAAGTCCAGAAGAACAAAGCACGCCTTGTCGTATTATCGAACGGATCGCGGTATGGATATGAATCACGAAATCCATAACGCCCGTCACGTGCAAAAGCATCTTCACCCATTACTTCATGTGTAAGAAAAATGGCGGGAAGTCCCGGATTATCCTGGGATGTACTGTTTTCCATCAGATAACGAATTGCCCCGTTAATAAAGGCATCGATATTGTCCTCGGAAGAGAAAACCTCCGGTGTAGTAATCAGGGTTGCCGGAGAAGTCTCGAAAAAACTGTCGCTGCACGACGTAAGTAGAGTCGATGTAAATAATGATAAAGCGACCAGTATATATATAAATTTCAGCTTCATAATCTTATCTTAATTAAAATGACACATTAATTCCCAGTGAATATGATTTTTGCGCGGGATAACGGTAGAATGTCGAGCCGGAAACGGTTTGCTCGGGATCCAATCCCTTATGACCGAAGAAAGTCAGAATATTATCACCTGTGAGATACAGTCTCAGATCCGATAA
This window of the Proteiniphilum saccharofermentans genome carries:
- a CDS encoding M14 family zinc carboxypeptidase, with product MKKVITTIIISLAVLLSAHVKAEKTDYFFAPEVIFDSTIPTPEEFLGYEIGSRITEHSRINAYYEKLAELSDRTSLIEIGQTHEKRKLYVLIVSSPENIRNLDRYKEARKNVRQGEKPDSPLIVFLGNTVHGNEISSSEAALLSAYYYVAAQNDFLLKQLEEGIYFIDPVRNPDGQERFASWVNSNTSVNSYNISQFDREHTEGWPRGRGNHYWFDLNRDWVNIVHPESKARVAFYQDWLPHVQADHHEMGTNSTFFFEPTDPDGNESRFVPQSTYQLNRLFADHYAKALDKIGSFYYTKESYDNKNPNFGSTYPDYNGGVGILFEQGSSRGLKQESDNGIVTLPFTVRNQLVTSIATVDAAIAHRDALFDLQKEFFTPLRGREASKSYIIGDSYDLSRLHKFVQLLLDHRLEVYENANDVTIDSVQYEKGKSYIIPAGQPNSALVGIIFDDIKEYDDASKLGYGAGFSVAYSTGLSYNVTASSSRGARVQTLPQVYTGSLQPSEYAYLVDYRDSKSQQLLFRLLERDILVKSAFKPFSISTDKGVRDFSYGSLLIPVKNQTISSSELYAILKELAEQEKIDIIPVSTGLNVKGVDLGSSTFKRIEKPKVLVVTGGDVSSLEAGEVWHLFDQQLKYPLVRVDFNIFGRVPLNEFNRIVFVSGNYSFLNESEIENLKNWVRNGGTLITLNGASRWAISNKVTSAKLVERPDTTGQRQGTGVSSRSFGRFPTSVFQTKIDLEHPLAFGLTSEKLPVVRESALFLAPSSNAVSVYTDDPLLNGYISSEHLERLKGSASILANNSGRGSVILFAEDPLFRGIWDATGRTFVNAVLFGNNISGR
- a CDS encoding RagB/SusD family nutrient uptake outer membrane protein; protein product: MRKIILLSIILSVAFISCSDLDLAPVGQLADGNFPASDGDALTLVNAAYQPNVGISTGLGYLIDLTSEEEVNAENVNSGGYYLGILSIDPTNSYVNSVWNALYNGITRANDVVDKVEPSPNVSSDLKKRIVGEAKFLRAYYYFYLVQLWGDVPLVLHNIDGSNTTRAAVDDVYAQIVRDLEDAAESLPRVNEYAAADKGRATKGAAYAYLSKVYLVWGQTSPTADAATQRNYFSESVKYADLVTDYELQEDFLDNWTIPNGKESIFATQHIKGQASASDGGNHLVHCSFANGFSNTSLPHVFPSTNRWYDDFDDRDQRKKGTYAKELYDPTGDSVFVFERIRYRKYIDTTDVVSSANTRDINRTIIRYAEVLLLKAEAINELNGAPNAEAYEAINQVRRRAFRHPLTVPSADDLPAGLDYEGFKTKIQQERVLELTYEQNRKTDLIRWRIYLKTLRDAVSNGYVDPGYGKQNVKLKHYRFPIPKTQRDINPDGLWQNWGYDGYDESKTGINPYAAHEPQYAGETI
- a CDS encoding SusC/RagA family TonB-linked outer membrane protein yields the protein MVDKTNQPIPGVSVFIKSTTTGTVTDINGEFNFITEESLPLALTVSFLGYKTQEIDVYEVNETIRITLSEDINYLDEVVVVGYGTQKRKELTGAISTVSKATLSVPVTSFDNLLGGAVAGLNITQGGQPGSTFSTRIRGGNSINAGNEPLFVVDGVILYGSGATGAGLSQVTANLDPLSAINPSDIESIEVLKDVSATAIYGSRGSNGVIIITTKSGRRGSDNIQYQYTVGWQEATQKLDLLTAGEWAALNKEINPNGHFKDYTDAQIAALGKGYDWQNAALRTGVNHNHNISFNGGDEKTRYFISANYTNQEGILQNTDFKRYTGRLNFDRDILSNLSIGLTLNASKLEQNGLNNYPTYANGLSNPFESIIRTSPANPIYNDDGSFNYRNRYELGDLIKGDVTTNALSDLLNTTAQNISNTLLGNFSLRYAIIPELVFKVDAGTNIINATQNYYAPSYTAGGFQANGYASVGNRRTDIWQYEYTLNYTKQLNKDHYIDVLAGYTTQTTLAEYTTASATDFANEQLLWHSLQSGAARQAPTSGGSEAILNSVIGRINYSLKGRYNLTATLRADGSSRFAANNKWGYFPSLGVSWNVSEESFLKDNKSINDLKLRASIGTVGNQEIGDYRYAALYGTTSNYSFGEQLVVGYIRTNPENPNLKWEKTISYNIGADIGLFNNRLNLAADAYYKLTTDLLLDTPVEISTGFGSVLRNVGSVSNKGVELEARGLIVNTRDLNWTLSANIAKNINRVEDLGPGIDNIGNTIFVGQPLGVHYLIEYAGIIQKGEDLTKIVGPSWKPVVEYGDEKFVNQNDDNVVNETSDRVILGTSNPDITYGFSTTLSYKSFSLFASFQGVAGNKIYNSLRQSLEEPNTAYNVSAALKDRWTESNPSTTIPKIRSYSTTYRTSRYLEDGSFLRLKNITLSYTLPVVIQAVPSAQFRVFASGQNLLTLTKFKGYDPETDGGAVTALNPIATRIAYPLSRTVSLGINLSY
- a CDS encoding RagB/SusD family nutrient uptake outer membrane protein; translated protein: MKLKFIYILVALSLFTSTLLTSCSDSFFETSPATLITTPEVFSSEDNIDAFINGAIRYLMENSTSQDNPGLPAIFLTHEVMGEDAFARDGRYGFRDSYPYRDPFDNTTRRALFFWTLQYTSIDHANNIIANIDIDESTKQSIKHLKGQAYALRAYNYLNLVRQYQFTYVKDANTKAIPVYTEPTTPSTNPNPLSTVSEVYDLIIKDLTEAEKLLPGFERTVKNRPDINVVYGLFARTYLTLENWELAAEYAARARAGYPVMTPEQYTGGFNDVSNPEWIWGHPQTQTQNKGGASYLAYIETTPYTTDANGTNLYYGYNSIMPDPHFIALFDDGDIRKSLFEIATQPAEALYRHYRYKKFRNKYPNHDGHIVLMRSSEVLLIEAESKARLNDVNGAVGTLNELRRNRNLSDLSATDFDKEGIIDEILLERRRELWGEGFRLYDILRLQTAPVRRETTETFVDDEGRTVSVRGHWITKFPDGTDLVPNSKYYLFPIPLNEINNNPNLDK
- a CDS encoding TlpA disulfide reductase family protein, with amino-acid sequence MMKKNLLLIAIIFVAFSCKDKNSFTLNGTVEGVQSGTVYLQKFSNKTFFVIDSAAITDGKFRFSKDIELPEIYGLTLDTLKNSFLVFFDESPVTIHLDSSRYYRNTKVEGSKLHDLFVEYKAQRHVKIDSFIRQHPASLVSAYALYRDFSYRLSPEEIRSNIELLDPSLWKTPYVQTLEELISTLEVVAIGKQAPDFIVSNTEGNTVRFSDYLGGEYVLLDFWASWCGPCRRANPGKVAAYGKYKDKGFGVFSVSLDKSRERWLEAIEKDNLTWTHTSDLLHWDSEPAKLYGVRAIPANFLIDKNGTIVARNLKGEELDKTLGDLLSKIEN